From the genome of Leishmania major strain Friedlin complete genome, chromosome 35:
ACGAGGAAGCACGCGGGAACACGGTGGCCGTTGGCAGAACGGTCAGCAGAGGAAGACgaccggtggcggcgcagcgagtGATCCTTCGCCCGCGTTGGTCgagccgtcgtcgccgatactcacagcagcggcgctgcctccgcACGAGTCACACGCGGATTCGAGCACGCACGAAGACAGCTTCCTCTGGGTCGATGAGTCAGAGAAGGTTGAGAAGGTGCGGTGTGCTTCCACGACACGAAAACGACGGCCTGGCAAAAAGACCTCAGCTACGCGCAAGAGACGCGCCTCTGAGACGATACCgtcggcggcagaggcgaaAGCGGCCCGTGCCGATAGCACCTCCGTAGCATTcgaagcgccgctgccaacgCCAACTGCGAAGTCGACGCCATCACGGCACGCCAAGACGACTCCACGCATCAACTCGAGGTAGGCAACGCCGTTATGATGGAGAGCTCATCCGGCAAGGTGCAGAAGTAGGGTGCGGTACTTCGGATCATCTTCTACCTCTCCTTCACAGAAACCTCTTGAAGACATACatgaacaacaacaaaatcTAAGCAGCAGGGCAGCCTAGAGTAGCAGCACTGAGCGAGCCCCAGAGAAGTCGTGATGCAGCCGAGCCGAGTCACGTGTGCATCCGTTGCTCTTGCATGCGCATgcctctgtgtctgtgcgccaGCACAAGGACTCTCGACGAGCACGACGCCACACGCAGCCACTCCCATCGTGGACGAGCGCCATTCGCACAAACGGCCGTACTACTTTCATCGTTCATGATCTCCCCACCATTGCTTacactcctctctccccaccccacccccttgcctccctcctACCCTCGTACTCCTTTTGTTCTGTAACAAATCCGGTTCTGTGCGTGCTACACATCCGTTGCTAATCAagacccacacgcacacgcagataCATTTATACATAGCCAtactctcccctccctcctccctcctctctcctctctcccccccctcttcctttgcGCGTACTAAAGATGCCACCGAAGCGTGGTGCTATGGCGCAGGCAATCCGCGATGCCTTCACTGAGGAGGCAAGTTTGACCGTGGTGGAAGAGTGGTCCTCAAAGGTGGTGAGTGACCTCGAGGCGCGCGCCACGAACGCACACCACGCACGCCAGGGAGTGTTGGTGAAACCCTACAcggccgacgccgcggaaACGGTGCCGGTCACCATCGTGGCATCGCTTCGTGAATTCCAGGGGCAGCTGTACGACATCTACCGCGCCGCCGAGACGATCCGCACCGTCATCGCGTGCCGAATTCCTGAGCTAAAGGCGGAGGACAACCTCGGCGTCGAGGTGCAGATGACCGTCTTGAAAATGATCGACTCGCTGGAAGGGAAGCTGCTCGGTAGCTCCAGTGGCGACAAGGAAGGCGGTGCGCCAGGTGTGGCGGGCATGTACGCGGCACGCGAGTACCTTGCCGCGCGGGGGTCTGTGGAAGACAAAGTACTCGGCAAGgtcagcgacgacgacaaaAAGACAAAGTCCGCTGCACCATCGGTGCTGATGGAGCTTCAGCAGATTGATgcggatgcgctgctgaagctAGAGCTCAGCGCCACGCAGATCTCGACGCAGATCCGCTCCTTCATCAACGCTTACGCAGTCAACTGGAAGAAGCTAATCCAGCCGCGCACCAACGCATCGGAGAAGAGCATCAGCTAGGTGCTGTATCAGTGACGGAAAAGAGGCGCCCTCAAGCTGCGGAGGGACACAATGGCGTCGGGAGCATCTCATGAGTGCCCTCCATCTTGTACAAGTGCGGGCAGCCCGCACAAGGACGATGTTGGATTTCCGCTGTAGCGGTGCCAGGGTCGAGCCTACTGTACATCcgcacctccccctctcccttcctttgCCCTCTCGTCCTCGTCATGGATACTAGTGGTTGTCACCCACACGTCTTGTTGTTCCTCATTTGAATTGTTGTACGATTTTTTTGTTGAGGAGGGGATAAAAGGGGGCTTCCCCTTTCCTGTTTATTATCtagtgcatgtgtgtgtgtgtgtgtgtgtgtgtatgatggcggtggcggtggggagTACGTCGTCAGCCCTGCTAGTGTCCACTTGCCCTTTGTtctccaccccctcttcaGCCACAGCTCCTCGCCTTGTACCCCACTCGTATCCCATGCGTTGCCGGGTCTCTCGAGACATTTATTAATCAGTTTGCGGGGTTGACGCTGCAGTggtccgcctcctctttctAGTTTTCATTTCGTTGCTCGTCCCTGACGATGCCGACCACCTCAGTGCGTGATAGCAGGACCTAGCTACTCACACTCTTTGTTGGGAAGCCATGAGCCTGCACAGCCTGCCCTCGGGTGACAGCTGCAGGCTCTTGGTGCCGGCAGGACAGGCCTGGGCTGGCGCCGTGCGGAAGAGACTTGTGTCCATGACCACGTTCGGACCAGCTCACTACGGATCGTGTCGGCGATGTGCTGATGCCGAGTGCTGCCCGTGGCCTGGCCTACGCTGTATGCAGTAGAACTGCAGTTGGCCGAACGACGCCAAACGGTGTTGGGTGGCCCGGCTCCTTTACACAGCCGTAGCGCACCAGAGGGGTAGGTGAGCTGTGATTGCATGCGTATACTTGCTGGAATGTTCCTGGTAGAGTGACACGTTgaagagaaaaaagaagcgaTCTCCGTTGACAAAAAGGGGGTTTAGCGgaatgtgtgcgtgtgcatgtatcTGCTTCTCCATGTGCAGCGGAGCGCAGCTGTTTGTCTCGCTCTCGACCCCTCTTtagcggcgacggcgtcgcttcttgcgcgcgcacacgtgaaGGTGTCCCCGCCGCATCGACAACGCACGCCTGCCGCAAAAAAACTTACGAGGACGAAACGCAACGAAAAACAGGGATGGCTCAACCCAGGATGGATCTTTGTATCCGCCTCCATCTCATCGTTCGCTCAGAGCGCTGTCCTCAAATGGCATGGTGCAGAGAAGAAGACCGTCATCCATGCGCTCCATGATTCACCGAGTTCAGCCGTCATGATAACCATTACCCGAATCCCTTTTCTTATCACTCCCTACGTGGTCACGccgcacgcatacacggCCCCGCGCGCATATCGCATCCCGCATCTCCGTCCTAACTGCCACATAGTTTGTCCGCGTGCACTTTTCTGTTTTCCCCACTTTTTTTTGGAGCTCCGTGAGGCGTACGTCTCGGTCGCCTCCTCCTAACTGCGTGTCCCCTCGTTGCGATTGTACACTTGCATTGCTTACTCTCtgttgccccctccccctcacttttacccccacccctctctgtCAGAGCAacagcgcgctgctggtTACCTTAGCTTTGTTTTGTTGTGTTTTTAGGGGGTGTATGTACCTGTGTGCGCCCCGGAACGCcatctccccttctcctcctttttttcacGACGTTCTGCCGTCTCATCCCATACGCCCACGTCTCGCGggtccctctctctcacgctgtCCTCTATCATTTCTTGCTTTTGTTTCTTTCCGCTCACCCTTCTCCGTTCAACTAGCACTCgtggccccctccccctccccctcttaCCCACCCACGCGTAATTATGTCTGCGTCTGAGGTTCAGCACTCCTACTACCCCGCGAGTGCGGCGCACACGAGCTATCAAGCcggctcctctctcctcgaGGCCGGATACAGGCCCACAGATGAGGAGTGCGCCACCCTCGCGGCACCAATTGCCAGCTTCCTGCGCAACTGTAGCTGCTACGACATGCTCGGTGTGTCAACGCAGGTCGTGGTCCTCGACGtgcaggcgccgctgtcggtcGCCTTCATCGCCGCCCAGGAGACACGCATTCAGAGCTGCGTCCTATGGGACCCGCGCAAGCGGCAGTACATCGGCGTGCTCACCTCCACCGACTACATTTGCATTCTCATGTACTGCCAGGCACACCCGAAAGAGGCAGACGCGGTGGCTCTGTGGACGATAGAGCACTGGCAAGAGGTGAGGGCGGCGCAGGGGCTCGGGCGGCCGAAGGAGAAGCTTGGTGCGCCGCCAGGGCCAAAGAGCAGTATCGTCACGTGCAAGACAGACACCTCGCTGCACGACTGCCTGCAGATGATGCGGGAGCACTGCGTCCGCCGCATCATTGCCCTAGCGGAGAAAGAGGGCGAAGACTTCAGCCTCGTTGCCATGATGGACGTGGAACAGATTGTCGAGTATCTTGGCGTGATGTTCTTTCATATTGAGAAGGCGGGTGGTTCGATTGGCCggaccggcggcggcgcgaacagcagcacgggcgacgcagcaggtgacggcgctggcggtgctggtgcccCTCACCGCACAAACTTGACAATATCCACCGCGACAAACAGGACCAACGTcgccggcgacagcgactTATCCTCACTGCAGCACAACAACAGTCACCAGCTCAGGTCAAACGATTTCGACGAGTACGACGACGACCCACAAGGCGTCTTTGCTCTTGGCGAGGCCTATGTGCTGCCCCCTTACGTCGCGTCTATCATCACCCAGGCAGAGGCTGCCGGAGCGAGCGGGTCTGGTGGCGTTGGCATCGCTTCTGACGTGCGTGTCGGCCCTTATAGCTCTATCTTCGATGTCCCGTTCATGTATGTGCCACAAGTCGGTGCGCATCGCCGGAAGCCCATCTTTGCAACGATGGAGCAGAAGCTgagcgaggcgctgacgcTCATGCTGGACCACAACACGGAGAGCATCGCCGTTTGCTCTCCGAAGGAAGGTGTCATCATCGACGTTGTCAGTCGCAGCGACTTGCTGCGGATGGAAAACCAGGGCGTGTACGACACGCAGCTGACGGTGcgggaggcgctggcgagcAAGATTAGCGACCACATCTTTGTCTTCTACGAGAAAGATACGCTGCGGGAAATCTTCTCCCACTttgtgcggcgccgcgtcaAGGAGCTCTTCATGGTGGACCCGGACACAGGGCGGTTGCTGGGGCAGTTGAACGTGGCAGAGTTTGTGTATTTTCTGGTCTTCGGTGTCAGCGATTAGGCGTTGCCTGTacgccttccctccctcacaTCGGCACGAAATGCATAAAGCAGCTGTGACACTGGCCATGCTGGCTGCAgccgaagagagagggagagggtcgAAGGGAGGAGGCAAATGATAGGATGGCCATCGGCGTGCTTTAGCGATTTAAGACAAGCGTGCGGTTGCCTAGCCATGGCGCTGGTGTATTTGCGTATGTTCATATGTGTGGCGAGGGTGTGaagggctgctgctgctgctttaCGTTATTCGCCTCCGTATGACGAGCTTTGCTTGGCAATTTCGATTTTTGTATATCTTCGCTGTTGTTCTTCTCGTTCGTTGTGCATTTGTTATACCGCGTTGCCGTGGTTGCCGCGCTGTATCGGAGTGGGacaaggggaggggagagtagaagcaaggagagggagaggggcagagagTGGTGCAGGTGCAAAACAAAGAGATGATACAGCGAtgacaccccccccccttttctacccactctgtgtgtgtgtgtgtgtgtttgtgttctccccccccctcttaTCTTGTTCTCTGCACATATGCTTCACTTCTCTTTCCGTGATCAATGTGTTTTTCTTCGTTGTTCTTattctctgtgtgtgtatgtgcatgtgaaTGTGTGCCACGTGCGCACCCCAACTGCCTCAAGGAAGTGGCACGCATCTGAGAATTGCACGCTGATAGCTGCGGAGCCACATCCACGAATTCGGGTTTTTCTTTCGTTACATATTCGCTCTGTTGTCCTGTGCGGCGTCTGCATGCGTATTCGTTGCACAGAGTGGTTAGTGCTGACAGCATCTCTGCATACAGATGTGTCCCTGGTCGCCATTcgtgaaaaaaaagggcACTTCTTTGAAAGGTCGcctcccacccccttcccctcccccctcctcttctctcacTCGCTTTGCCTTTCTTtttatatgtgtgtgcgccatcAGCTCGtgtgccgcctcgctcgtATTATCCTCGTCTGTTCGCTCAATAGAGAAGAAGCGTAATTCACAGAAAGACGCGTCTTGTGTCGCCAACGGGGGCCTCTACGACCAAgcacgacacacacgcacacgcgcgcgcggggaACACACATGCATCCCTCATCGTGAGCGAGGCTCTGCCATTTGCATGTTTTCACCCACTCGTAACCTGCGTGGTCGACTTGCTTGCAGGCCTTTCCTCAACGTCACCCCGCACAAGACCTGGCATTCCTATGCAAGGCACCTCCGCCGTCAGCACCCCTTCAATATAAGCTGCTCGGATGCCACCCATTGATGACGGGGAACACCTCACCATTGCACCTCAGCGTGCACCACCCCACTCCGTGGAGACGCCAAGCGGCCTCTCCACCCCTTCTATTCCTCCCAAATGCCGAAacacctctggtggtgacaagGTCGAGTGCCTACGGCCtaaaggaggagggaggccaGTGCGATTCATTGCTGCTGATGTGGGCcggtcaggtcctggacggGGATACGTCAGAGCGACCTTCgaccgtgcacacgcttgtgccatcgATGGGACAAATAAAGTGTCAGCCTGACTCGAACGCATctcacccggccctcgcactgcctgccggtgtggggagcctgagtGTTTTCACTCCGAGGGgatgcacgaggtggcggctggCATGACGGGAATGGCTGTGAGGAACGGCCTGCAGAGCGGATGCTGGGTAGAGGGTGTGAagcaggggccgtgctcggATGAttgagtcggcgcattgctgtagcGCGTGTCTACCGCCGCTTCGTGCCACGCGGCGCGGGGTTTGTGACAGGCCGGCGGTAGAGTGGAGTTCGACCTCACGTTGTGTGTGGCAGAGAAGCAGGAACGTTGAAAACAGAGGCaatgcgcgtgtgcgccgcctcacACTCCCCTTCTTCACCGCCATCGatttgccccctccctccccgtgTGCCCACTGCCCTCTTCATCTTTCATTCCGCTTTCTCTATTCCGTGCACCGTACACaacagccccccccctccggcacacacgcacacgcaccttcACCCATCtctctcacccccccccgcgTCGATCTGTGCTTGCACTGTTCTCAACGGCTGCGATGTGGTGTGCACTCGCGCGGGGCCAACCGCACTGGTCGTGGGAACTGCCCCTCTCCGCGAGCAAGCGAAGATTCGGCGCGGGGCTGGTCTCCGCGTCTCCACGGCTGTGTCGCTCCCGCGTTGAGGCGCGATGGAgcaaggcagcagcgcaacagcagcggacATCATGGCGCCCCTCGGCGACAAAGCGCCCCACCACTACATACAATATCAGCGCTTCTGTAATGCACGGCGCCTCGGGTTCGTCGTTGTTGccgcaggcagcggcgccagttGCGCTACCcccgctgcgctgcccggGCGGACCGCGCGTCAAGGCAGAGGGCATCAAGCAACTGTACAAAGTACCGCACGCCGGGTTCCTTGCCAAGTACGACCAGCGCTTCATGTTAAACCTCAAACTCACTCATCAACTCGTCAGCTATCTTAGTCGCACAACACTCACGACGCCGGACAAGGTGCTGGTGGAGCTGGGACCCGGCGTCGGGTCACTCACACGGAGTCTGCTGACGCGGCCTtgcgtcggcgtcctcggaATCGAAGTAGACGAGCGCTTCAACCCGCACCTGGAGCAGATCCGCAACTACACAAACAATAAGTTCCAATGGGTGACGGCCGACGTGCTCAAGGTGGAcgagctggagctgctgaaaTCGGCCTTCCCGCATTTTGTGAAGGCCAACATACGGCGTCCACCCAGTCCTGGACAGGAGACTTGGGCGGCCAACTCGGCAGCCGACCCCGCTGCAAGCAGTGGATCGCAGAGAGTCACCTTCActgacgacgccggcgagaaCGACGCGGATGGGTGCGAGGGTGCACCGTTACGCTCGGCTCAACGTGAACGGCTACTgcgtcagcgccgcgcgcggcAGCCCTACCAACACAGTGACGACACCCACTGCagaggcgctgaaggagcgGCAGACCCGGAAACAGCGGCGTCACCTAACGCTGCTTTCGATGTGACAAATCACAGGTGGTCCAACGGGAATGCGAAAGTCGAGGTGATTGCAAACCTGCCCTTCGAGATCATAACCGAGCTGCTGATGCGCTACGCAGCAGACTGTTCGCAGCATCGCGGGCTCTTTGCCTTTGGTCGGGTGCCGATACACGTCTTCACCCAGCGCGAGGTGGCCGAGCGCATTCTGGCACCGGCTGGGTCTGTGCAGTTCAGCCGCCTTTCTGTCCTCTGCCAGTGCTTCTTTCACGTTCGCCTCAAGCAGACGTTTGTAGACCAGACTTACTACCCGCGCacagaggtggagggcgcAATGCTGACGCTGGAGCCGCGTTCCGTGCCACTCGCACACGGTCTCAGTGCGTCCTCCCTGATTCACTTTACCAACCTGCTCATGAAGCCGGGactgcgcgccgccactgtGCACAAGTCGCTCTCCCGATTTGCACCTGCCGAGTTGGTGCAGTAcatgctgcaggagctgcggATGGACGGCGCAATGACAGTGCTGGACTTGTCTGTGGTTGAGGTCACCCGCTTGGCTTGTCTGTGGCAGCAGTTTGTGACCATGTCGCAACAGCAACCACCGCAGGagggcgacggtgccgaggcAGAAGCTGGAAGCCTCAACGCCGGATCCCCAAGTGGCGCCGTGTAGTGGTCCGGCTTTGTGGGCCACTGGATCTACGCCCCGCCAGCTCTCGGTAACGAAGCGAAGTAGCGGAGGAAAGAGACGGGGCACGGACGTTGTGTGTACGAAGGCGTGGAACTCGCATCGACGAATGCGTGCCGGCGACTCTGTCCctcatctcctcctcgcgtgATGGTTGAACGCTGAGCAAcagcaccgtcgtcgtcgtcatcgtaATTTTGTTGTAATTCTGCTGTCGTTGTCTTCGCGTTCTCATTTCGTTTCGGGAAGGGAAGGAGCAGGCTCGTTGGTGTCGCTCTTTCTCGAGGAACGCGCACCTATGCGCGTGGAGGTCGACTCGCCTGCGTGCATTTTctcgtctgcagcagcgacaaggaCAGGGTCGCGATGTTGGTTGCTGGTGAGCACCACGCGCGTGAGAAGCGTGTTCGCTTCCCCGAGACTCACACGCGTGCGTCCATGTTCCGGCAGTGCACGTGTTTCCCGTTCCCTCTTGGTCAGGGGctgtcctccctcccttcctcctaAGGCCGGACCAGGCAAGACTCGATAGGCCGAAGAATGGGtgtgaaagagagaggcttcgcacacgcacacacacacacacacatgtcGCAAGCGGCCATGCACAGGCTAAGCAGGCACATGTGATGTATGTGGAATGCAGCTTCTTATCCGTGGACGGACATGAACGTgttgcgcacacgcagcttcctccttcgccttcgccCGCGCCGCTTCCTGTTTCCCGGAGCAGAGGTGGCAAGGGACCTGTCCAGGTTGCCGTTCGAGTATACTATCGCACAGCACGCGTGTGACACGTGGTCTAGGAAGTCATTATCATCCCTCATGCTCCGctctcctgcagcacctttTCCCCGCGGATGCTAAAGCACTGGAGTTCTTCTGGTGTGTGATTGACATAGCTCTGCTTCAAGTCTTTCATCACCAGCGGGATAAGTCAGGCATGTATtcgcgcttgtgtgtgtgtgtgcgtgtgtatgtgtgtatgcatcTCTTCACAGATAACAGTGCAAGACCGATAGCCTGCGAGAAGGCAGCCATCACACGGCATGCACGCTGATACTCACGCAGTCAGGCTTCTACTGCTAGAGTGCCACCGCACCCCGCAACATGCGTTGAAGGAGTGCGTCGACGGTGTGGAAGGGGCTTTTCGACCGGGTCAATCGAGTCGGTGGCACGGGGCCCGCGTACACACctcctgtttttttttgcgttgcGTGAATAGATGCAGTTGCGattctctccctctctctccccctgcctTACTCTCCCCCACACCTGacacgcatacatatatgtacACGCCTGCACatgacgtgtgtgtgtgtgtgtgtgtgtgtgtgtgtgtgtgtgtctacgtGTCTACCAAGGCTGTGAGACGATGGCTCACACAAGAGACTCCACAAAAGAACGAGCGAGGTATCCACGGAGAGGTGCGTGGCAACAGTAACCCCGCAAACACGCAAAAGAAGACGTAGCCACTTGCTTGTGCGCTCtgtccagctgctcctcaACACACCGCCGCGATACGCATTTCTGCTACACCGGTTTTGTTTTCCACTATGTACCATAGAGTGCGATAGCCTCTTCTTATCCCCTTCATTGTGTGCACGGGTCTCTCGCCTCCTGGCGACCCCACCCTGCCATCCGCGGCGTCACTGTAGCTGATGTGGATAACTTCAACAGTGTGTTATTTTTTTCGTGGTTTGTATTCATTCTCTTTTCCGAGTGCCTCACTCCTCCTTCAACCTGGTCTAGTGCTGcttacgtgtgtgtgtgtgtagcgtAGCTCCCGCCCATCATGTCCTATGCTCAGCAACACTTTAATCGTTTACAGCTGCGCTACCATGAGGTGGTGCAGCCACCTCATGGTTTTTATGCTGCATCGGCGGCAGTGCATAACAGTCGCACcccggtgcggctgcgggaCGTGGTGATCGGCACACACAACCAGGAGCCGCTCCCacgcggtggcagtggcgacCCCGCGTCCGATGCGCATGACAGCTATATGGCATGCTACCCGCACCCGCATTCGATCATTGGCGCgagtgccgccgcagcatgGTGTGAAACAACACCAAGCGTCAGCGGTGCAGGAGTGCCTCGACAGGTCTTCcaactgctgcagcacaacCCCAAGCACGCTTCCCCGCCGCGACTCAAAGCTAGCCAAAAGCGGTTTACCTCTCCTCATTCGTCTGTCACGACATCGGAGACAGCGGCGGGACAGCCGCCAGTGCGcctctctccgcctcctcgagtGCTAGAGGAGACAGTCGACAAGCGATGCCGTCCCAGTGCGCCAGGTCATGCTGGTGTGCCGCACGACTCGCTTGCGACCAAGCTCCATGGAAGTCGACCGCTCTCTGCTGACGCTCATCGCCGCCCCGGTGATCGGGCGGAGCACTCAAAGGGCAACTCACTTTCTACCGGTGGGCTCTCTGCGGCCCGACTTTCCACCTCGCAGTTATCTGCCTCAGCGACATTCGCCGCGCGTCTGAGCAACATCATCGAGACGCGGCAGCAAATCGAGCTGTTGatgcagaggcagcggcaagacgaAGAAGAACTGATTCACGCCATTGCGCATATTGACGCGCAGTCGCTAGGCCGCTCGCACCCGCGGCAGTCGCCGCACC
Proteins encoded in this window:
- a CDS encoding putative proteasome activator protein pa26 (previous protein_id=AAZ14302.1), producing MAQAIRDAFTEEASLTVVEEWSSKVVSDLEARATNAHHARQGVLVKPYTADAAETVPVTIVASLREFQGQLYDIYRAAETIRTVIACRIPELKAEDNLGVEVQMTVLKMIDSLEGKLLGSSSGDKEGGAPGVAGMYAAREYLAARGSVEDKVLGKVSDDDKKTKSAAPSVLMELQQIDADALLKLELSATQISTQIRSFINAYAVNWKKLIQPRTNASEKSIS
- a CDS encoding conserved CBS domain protein (previous protein_id=AAZ14303.1), giving the protein MSASEVQHSYYPASAAHTSYQAGSSLLEAGYRPTDEECATLAAPIASFLRNCSCYDMLGVSTQVVVLDVQAPLSVAFIAAQETRIQSCVLWDPRKRQYIGVLTSTDYICILMYCQAHPKEADAVALWTIEHWQEVRAAQGLGRPKEKLGAPPGPKSSIVTCKTDTSLHDCLQMMREHCVRRIIALAEKEGEDFSLVAMMDVEQIVEYLGVMFFHIEKAGGSIGRTGGGANSSTGDAAGDGAGGAGAPHRTNLTISTATNRTNVAGDSDLSSLQHNNSHQLRSNDFDEYDDDPQGVFALGEAYVLPPYVASIITQAEAAGASGSGGVGIASDVRVGPYSSIFDVPFMYVPQVGAHRRKPIFATMEQKLSEALTLMLDHNTESIAVCSPKEGVIIDVVSRSDLLRMENQGVYDTQLTVREALASKISDHIFVFYEKDTLREIFSHFVRRRVKELFMVDPDTGRLLGQLNVAEFVYFLVFGVSD
- a CDS encoding putative rRNA dimethyltransferase (previous protein_id=AAZ14304.1); its protein translation is MHGASGSSLLPQAAAPVALPPLRCPGGPRVKAEGIKQLYKVPHAGFLAKYDQRFMLNLKLTHQLVSYLSRTTLTTPDKVLVELGPGVGSLTRSLLTRPCVGVLGIEVDERFNPHLEQIRNYTNNKFQWVTADVLKVDELELLKSAFPHFVKANIRRPPSPGQETWAANSAADPAASSGSQRVTFTDDAGENDADGCEGAPLRSAQRERLLRQRRARQPYQHSDDTHCRGAEGAADPETAASPNAAFDVTNHRWSNGNAKVEVIANLPFEIITELLMRYAADCSQHRGLFAFGRVPIHVFTQREVAERILAPAGSVQFSRLSVLCQCFFHVRLKQTFVDQTYYPRTEVEGAMLTLEPRSVPLAHGLSASSLIHFTNLLMKPGLRAATVHKSLSRFAPAELVQYMLQELRMDGAMTVLDLSVVEVTRLACLWQQFVTMSQQQPPQEGDGAEAEAGSLNAGSPSGAV